CAGCCCGATATGGCGCCTGTGCGGCGGAACGAAAACCCGGCGGCTGGCATCGAACAGCGTTTGGCCTCCGAGAATGATGTGGCCGCCATCGGGCCGCACCAAACCGGCCAGCGCCCGGAACAGGGTGCTCTTGCCGCAGCCCGACGGTCCGAAGATGCCCAGCGCCGATTCAAAGCATTTGAACTGCGCATCCAGCAGGAACCGGCCCTGCTTCAAATAGATATCGACGTCGAGTTTCATGGTTAAAGTGATGATTGAGCCGTGAGGCGTGATTCGGTTGAAAGGGAATAATCACGTTTTCACGAATCACGTCTCACGCCTAGTTTATATTTGGCCCTTCGCGTTAAAACTTCTGAAAGCAACAAGCTGGCGAAGCACAACACCAGCGATGCCACCACGAGGCGCATCGCCACGTTTTCCTCGCCGGGAACCTGCAGGGCGGAATAGATGGCCAACGGCAACGTTTGGGTGGAGCCTTCCACGTTGCCGGCAAAGGTGATGGTGGCGCCGAACTCGCCCAGGCTGCGGGAAAAGGCCAGCAGGATGCCGCCGAGAATGCCCGGCCACGCGAGCGGGAGCGTGACCTTCATGAAGGTACGGAACGGCGAATAGCCCAGCGTCAGCGCGGCCTCTTCGAGCCGCCGGTCAACCAGCGAAACGGCCAGCCGCACCGAGCGCACCGCCAGCGGGAGCGCCACGATGGCGGAGGCCAGCACCGCCCCCTGCCAAGTGAAGACCAGGCGGATATCAAACACCTCCGCCAGCCATTTCCCGATGGCGCCATGCCGGCCGAACACGATCAGCAGCAGGTAGCCGGTGACCACCGGCGGAATCACCAGCGGCGCGTGGATCAGGCTTTCAACCAGGATCTTGCCGCGGAACTCGCGCCGCGCCATCAGCCAGCCCAGCAGCACCGCAGGGACGGTGGTGGCCAGCGCCACGCCCATCGCGACTTTCAGCGAAAGCCAGATGGCGCTAACTTCGGTTGGGCTGAGGGCAATCATTTTCTTTCACCACTAAGGCACGAAGTACACGAAGGCTTTGTGCCGCTTTTCTTGGTGGACTTGGAGTCTTTGTGGTTTGTTTTTTCAGGATCTGCGAAGCCGTGCTTTTTCAGGATGGCCTTGGCCTTGGCGGTTTTCAGGAAGTCCAGGAATTGAAGGGCCGCCTTGTTTCCCGAGATCGCCGCAACGGGATAGACAATGGGGCTGTGCGCTTCGGCGGGGAAGGTTCCAACCACCTCAAGGTGGCCAGCGGCCTGCGCATCGGTGGCGTATACGATACCTGCGGCAACCTCTCCGCGCTGGACATAGAGCAACGCCGTCCGCACCGAGGAGGTCGGCACCAGGTTGGGGCGCCATGTCTCCAGCCAGCCCAGGTGCTCAAGCGCTTCCTTCGCATACATGCCGGCGGGCACGCTCTTGAAATCGCCGACCGCAACCCGGCCGCTTATCGTGCCGTCGAACGCCAGCGATGACCCGGGCGGGGCCACCATCACCAGGCTGTTGGCCGCGAGGTCGAACCGGGTTTCCTTCCGGCAGGCGGACTGGGTTTCGAGCCAGTCCATCCATTTGGCGTTGGCCGAAACAAACAGGTCGGCCGGCGCCCCCGCATCGATCTGCCGGGCCAGCGCGCCGGACGAGGCAAAGTTGAACCGTACGGGTTCCCCCCCTTGTTCCTTATGGGAGGCCGCCAGCTCTTTCAAAACATCCGTGGTGCTCGCCGCGGCGAACACCGTGAAGTCCGCCCGGACCTGCAGGGCGATGCATAAAGCGGACAAAATTGTCGGTAGTGTTTTCATGTTTGTACTCCTGAAATCGAGGTTTTACTCAAACATTCCTTTATTCCAGGTGTCGCCGTTCCGTAGGGAGGAATCGGTTGCACCTATCACTGCATGGAGCGTGCCATCGCCTCTTCGGTCAAAAGCCCATGCAGGCAACCATGCCATAGTTGTAGCGCTCGTTCCAACCGCTCTGCGCGCTGTTTTCGACAAGATCCTGCCCGATGAACGCGCAGAGGGCGAGGTGCTTCGCCGGCGCGCACTTGATCCCGGCGGTCAGGCGGTTGAGATAGAAACGTCCATCGTCGAGGTTGATCATCATTTCATTCTCGGCGTAGGGCTTGAGCTTCAAGGCAGTCCAGCCTTTGGCCGGGATCAGCGCGAGCTTCGGGCGGAAATCGGTCCGGTCGTCCGCGCCGTCGAGATCCGCAAAAAAGATCCGCAACCGGCTTATCAGATCCAGCCCGGACAACGCGGAGGTGTTGCACAGGTTCAGGTGTCCGCTTGGCATGGAGGTGGAGCTTCCGTTTTTGGTGATGGTCACGTAGCGGTAGGCCGGGGCCAGACTCCAGCCCCGGGCAAACTTCCACGGCAGGCAGACCTCGGAATGGCGGTAGTAAAAGTCGAAATCGGTCTCCTGGTAGCGGACCTGCTCGATCACCTTCACATCCAGGGTTTCCCCGAGGGCTCCCTTGATGCCGCCCTCCAACCAGACGGCGTTTTCTCGCCCGTCCCAGGCGTTGGCTATTGTGATGCCGCATGCCGCAGCGATCGCGATGGACCGCAGGATGATGACTTTCATTGTTCCAGTCTCCGGTTGCGTCATCCGTTGCCGGGAAGCATAAACCAATTTGCTTTTCATGACGCCGCCGGTGGTCCGGTAGGCAGAACGGGGTGTTGCGGATGTGTCAGATGAAACGGGCGTCGGAGCGGTGGTGCTCGGCGATGTCCGGTGCTTTGTCTTCGAGCCAGCCGCTGACGGCATCGGGCTGGTTGTCGACGTGCCTGAAAAACGGTTTGATGTCGATCAGCGGGGAGCCGTCGAGCATGTCGGCCCCTTCGAAGTGGAGGCAGTGGCCCTCCACGCGTTTAATGCGAACGGTGGAAAGGCCGATGGCCGCCGGGCGGCGCGGCGAGCGGGTGGCAAACACGCCGTGCGGCCGGTCATCCATGAAAGGGGTGGGCGTCAGCTCGTAGCCCGGCTTCATTTCGTGCAGGTGGAACAATAGGATCGCGTGCGAAAAAC
This DNA window, taken from Pontiella desulfatans, encodes the following:
- the modB gene encoding molybdate ABC transporter permease subunit, translated to MIALSPTEVSAIWLSLKVAMGVALATTVPAVLLGWLMARREFRGKILVESLIHAPLVIPPVVTGYLLLIVFGRHGAIGKWLAEVFDIRLVFTWQGAVLASAIVALPLAVRSVRLAVSLVDRRLEEAALTLGYSPFRTFMKVTLPLAWPGILGGILLAFSRSLGEFGATITFAGNVEGSTQTLPLAIYSALQVPGEENVAMRLVVASLVLCFASLLLSEVLTRRAKYKLGVRRDS
- a CDS encoding DUF2490 domain-containing protein, whose product is MKVIILRSIAIAAACGITIANAWDGRENAVWLEGGIKGALGETLDVKVIEQVRYQETDFDFYYRHSEVCLPWKFARGWSLAPAYRYVTITKNGSSTSMPSGHLNLCNTSALSGLDLISRLRIFFADLDGADDRTDFRPKLALIPAKGWTALKLKPYAENEMMINLDDGRFYLNRLTAGIKCAPAKHLALCAFIGQDLVENSAQSGWNERYNYGMVACMGF
- the tsaA gene encoding tRNA (N6-threonylcarbamoyladenosine(37)-N6)-methyltransferase TrmO; the protein is MPARNVTLNLIGTLRTPHTTLDNIPVQPVGGKQVEGVAELYPELAAGLTDLDGFSHAILLFHLHEMKPGYELTPTPFMDDRPHGVFATRSPRRPAAIGLSTVRIKRVEGHCLHFEGADMLDGSPLIDIKPFFRHVDNQPDAVSGWLEDKAPDIAEHHRSDARFI
- the modA gene encoding molybdate ABC transporter substrate-binding protein; translation: MKTLPTILSALCIALQVRADFTVFAAASTTDVLKELAASHKEQGGEPVRFNFASSGALARQIDAGAPADLFVSANAKWMDWLETQSACRKETRFDLAANSLVMVAPPGSSLAFDGTISGRVAVGDFKSVPAGMYAKEALEHLGWLETWRPNLVPTSSVRTALLYVQRGEVAAGIVYATDAQAAGHLEVVGTFPAEAHSPIVYPVAAISGNKAALQFLDFLKTAKAKAILKKHGFADPEKTNHKDSKSTKKSGTKPSCTSCLSGERK